The Daphnia carinata strain CSIRO-1 chromosome 9, CSIRO_AGI_Dcar_HiC_V3, whole genome shotgun sequence nucleotide sequence ATAAGATTCTTATTGTGCTGTTATTCTGgaacaattatttaaaaattaaatatgcCAAACAAAACTTGGAGAAGAGCTTTGTGCAAAGTGGGATTGAAGGCGCATATATTTCTGCTCTATATGGGTTAATTAAATCATAatattctgtttgtttgttttttaattaaaagaaactgAATCTTCTTCGTGAGAAATTGGAAACGACTCGCATCCAAGGACAACGTGATCTCCGAGAATATCGCCGTTTGTTAAACAATGACGAAAAGCTGAACAGCTTCCTGGAGATGAAAAATCAAGAACGTTTGTGCATCGATTTCACAAACCGCACGAACGTGCATCCAACTAGCGATGATCATATTGCAGTCAAAGTAGTTGAGGAGTGGCGAGAAACCCTACTTGCCGAATGTGGTCACTGTAATTTCGGCGAAATAGTGCAGCAATATCTCCATAACCTGGAGCAAGGGTACGTGATGTATGGCTTAATTGCACAAAAGAATAATGAAATCGATCGTTTGGAAGATGAGATAAGTGACATGGAGCAAAGTTTGGAACACCGCCGAACCAAAAGTCATCAACGATCTGAACCTGCTTCGTCAAACTCCCATTTGGAGAACAGGAATTCTTCAATTATGAAAAGTCCGCATAAGCAAGACCAAGAATTGTCAATCACGTCACAGTTTGTAGcaaagtttcaaaaaattctgaaCTCGATGGAGCTTCAAATAACTCTGACAGAAGAAGCAAATCCCATGTTCTGTGATTTGCCTAAAATGCTTGAACAGTGTAACTTAGGATGTACGTTGCTAACAGAACGTACTACTCAGCTAGTTGCAAGTGTCACATCAACTGACAGCATGTCAAGCAAACAACAATCTTGGGATTACCCTGCTATTCCACCGTTGGCGACTTCACGTTCTTCTAATTCAACTGGCTCCTACGAAAGCACAAATTAGGGGTGCAACTTCTAATTACTGGGGCTCGTTGAATACCACTGAGGTGATGGCTAGCTTACAGGACTCAATTTCTTTAGAAATTTTTATGATAGAATACAATTACACAATAGATAAGAATTAAAATGTTTAgacttattgttttttttcgtcgctGCAGGTTATCACGCCCTACTCAAGGAATCAAAATCGGCCGAATCattctaaatttttgtttgaatcaaATGCAGTCAAAATCAAGGATTCCatagaataaataataaaaaatcggATTCGCTGTAAGACTTTGGCTTCTAAAATCCTAAATCGAGAATCAGGATCAAAATCATAACCAAAATCAAAGACAAATCCAAATTTGGCGACGCACCACCCCGATTTACGAAGCAGTCCTCCGATGGACTTTTGGGGCGAAAGAGCGGATTGCCATTACAgaaagatttccttttttgaaaatccatACTCAATCGAGCATGTAAACGTCCGGTCCCGCAACTATCGGAAGGAATTCGGTTGAATTACGCGgtatacagtacccaccagaAGAATTGGATCACCCTCGTccaattttgctgttttaacaCGCGTAGGATAGGCCCTACGGTGTCTCACGCCGGAATTTTTATCGTATAGAAATATTGGACGCAAATTATcggttttttttcattcgaaagataaaggaatgctctttacctccagtttttttatgtaaaatccGTTCAGGATTCTATGAAATAATTCATAGATATAAAATATTGGATCACCCCTAAAATAGCACGCATGGATTGTCCCTTCCCGCGGCTTAACCTTAGGATATGGGGTGGCAAAGGTGGGAGAAATAGTAAGGTAAAAATATtcaggtgaatttttttttgccacccccataaatatataaaaatcaggtaaaattgttagataatgtaTAAATTTGGGGTTTACCATTGTTTATCAGTAAATTATTAAGGCGGCTGTTTTCGCACGTATGACGAAGACAATGTGTGggttgcaaaaattaatcgGAAACGTTAATAAACTAACAAAGGTAACCaagtaaataattaaaaacacaaacaataaaactcTTTCAATAGGATAGAGGTCGAGCACTACATTAAGTGAAATAAGAAACCGACTTCAATCATACCACCTAAAAATGCCTATGGACTAACGTACTGCACCTCCTCCGTAACTGAACATGTAATTTCATggtatttaataaataattaataaaatactattaaagtcaaatcagaatatgtaagagctgtatattaTGTAACGATAGTattatgaaatagtaaaacattagtgcaattggaaaagtttgttatgaccacataaagtgcaatataagtaataaatatttctgattttgctctaatatattttgttaaatgaactctagtaaatacaatatagttcatgttctcctgtaattttaattaaaatagcataagaaaaaaaggttttgtgaaccatttaagtaatgagttaacacaatcgatattttaaaaagtaaaatggaTATAAACCGACGCTTTTACGCATTATATTGACGCGGATTGGAGGCCCATTGTCCCAATtggaacaatttaaaaaagattggACTATCtctaaatagaaataggactagTATCTCGgaaaaataggactgtcctaaaatattttaaaagtcagtcctatttctcccagtcctattttagttcagtcctatttcaccgcccaTCCCAATAAAGgataaagtttttgaaattgaatatacaatttcaaatattctgttgtcgtttaatataaattttatgttttaattaCATTCAAATGCTATAAAACTTATACAAAGCCGCTGGGTATATCGAGTACATatgtcacacaatttttttcatcatgggaGGTTCTTGGTACTAGCTGATGATGATGTAAGAGGGACCgaagagcctgtcaggcaTCTACCAGGcgaccaaaaagaaggttctaagAGGAATTCAGGACGGTTATGGAGAAGACTGAAGAGGACAGTAGGAAGTTCTGCAGAGGTACTGAGGAGCCTATGTTTGCTTTTTGTCCTGCATAACTTCTCGTGCCATACACCGTGAGCTGGTAGAAGACCTTACTACGGCTAATTTCATTTCAGCCTGTAGAGCCTTCATAACTCATCATTTCCAGCCGAAAATGATACTATCAGATAACGCAACCACCCTCGAAAGCGCCGCTCGAATACTGCAAAAGCGCTAAGAAAGTGCTGcttaaatattgaaaaagcTCTACGAAAGcgctgaaaaaaaatacggaaaATACTTTTTAGACTGCCAAATTCAATGGTGTTTCATCCCAAAGCGCGCTCCTTGCGTATGGTGGTTTTTGAGGGCACCTCGTCGGTCTCACCAAAGAGGCTCTGAAGAAAATGCTTGGACGTACGCGACTCAAGTTTAATGAGTTCCGCATAATCATCACGAAAATCGAGACCATTCATAACGATTGCCCTCTCACCTACATATCATCCGATTTGCATGATCCTCAGCACTTACACCCTCATATCTTTAAGGAGACTGCTTAACGAGCCTTCCGTACGACCCAGCCACCGAAGAAGAGCTACTGGATCCCACTAGAAGCCTTCTCGTGAGATGAGAAGTCATCTCTTAAACATGTTTTCTCGTCAACAACGCATTCTCAAGTCCTTTTGGAAACGCTGGTAGAGGAGCTATTTAACCAGCCTACGCGAAGGTCACTTCGTTTTTCGCAAACATTTTGAGTCCAACGCAAAAATTGGGGACATCATACTGGCTTAGGCGAGAGTACTGGTCACAACGAAAGGCTTAGAATAGACTGAAAATGGGCCATTGTAGAGACTTTCATCGTCACCGCAGATGGGGAAGTCAATGTTGCTGAAATTCACACCGCCGAAGATAAGACAAGCCGCCGTGTCTCAATACTGTATCCATTAGAAGCCACTGAAACGGGCGAAGCTTCTCCACTTTACCCGATCCAAACCGCCTGTTTAGATCCATTCGCAACACTTCGCGCCTCGTGTCGAGCAGCGTTTGCAGCAAAGAAACGCATACAGATAATGGTGGAAGAACAATATTCTCTCGGGCCAGGAGTATTTCGAAAATTGCATAAACGTTTGATTTTCTGTCATATATTTGGTATCATTTTACGCCATCGTTTTCGCATTTGTAAGGATCGAAAAGAATCTATTCCTTACTTTTAATTGTTGGATAGTGATGATGCGTTGTATTGTTGCACGGATGTTTGAGTATTTTACAATGACCAAATTATTAGTTGCCGAAAGGAGACTTACTGAGACAGACTGACTGAAAGTTAAGAGTAGACGGCTTCAAGGCTTAAAAATACACTTGGCTGAAAGTTAAAAGTGGACTCGCTGTGATGACAACTGAAAGTAGACTGCACTGAAGAATTACTAAAAGTGGACTGCCTAGTGGCTAGAAGTAGACTGACTCAAAGCTTAAAACACACTGACTGACAATCTGGAATAAGGGCAACATTTATACGGAGAAGCAAGGTCGTTTAGGATTAGgtgtcccaacgggaataaatattctgcgtgtaaatgtaacacctatgtgaagaattggcaagtttgaaggccagagccatcggcagatgacctgttggcggaagagggggggggagggttgcaagcgtgggaaCGAGAGGGGAAGGAAAGGAGTACGGATGGCCGTTCCTTACATAGCATCCCGGGTCGAaagattgcgtcccgcaatcTATAAAGAGATATTTAGTCAATGTTGGATCGGGCAAACAAAGGTGCGacattttttgaagttttatgAAGAGAACGTGGGTTCCGCAGCAGGCGAGAATCCAAAGGTCCATGAATGGGAACATCTACCCGGTAGCCGTAATGCCAGAAACATCTGTAACATAACCAGGTCCAGGGCTGAGAAGTCCGTAGTTGCTTGAGCGTTGAACTAAACGTGGTCTCTGtggattttttgttcgttagCTCTTGTGGCTGACAGGGGGGTGTCTAAACCTAGAACACATTGCCTATCAGAAAGGGGATGGGGAGATTTGTGACTGGGACAGCGTCTATTTCTTAGCACACTGTCGCGGCAGTCGATACGAGGGATGTGCTCCGGCTGGCGGAGGATAATATAATTTTTAGTACATTTTTTTGGCGCGCACCGATGATAACCAAATGCGATATTAGACCTGTAAAGTTGGCTTGAAGGAAGGGTAAGGAAATTAGGAAAAGAATGTGTAGATATTATCAGAGTCTTTTAAAACAGTAAGTGCAATATTTAACCGGCCATGGATAAATCTTCTTTCGTTGATGGGTCTTCAGTTACTTGTGCAGATGAAAAGTGTGGGCGATAGTAAGTTATGTTGAGTTGTGCGATGAGGGTGTCGAATAATTGGTCAGGAATCGGCTGTTGGAGAGGGCTGGTGAAGTCGTACGAGTATTTAGTGTAGAAAAAAGGTATAATAAAGATAATCTGTTAGTTTCATCTTCGCATTGGGCCTCGGGCGGGTTAGTGGATCATTGAATTGCTGAGTGCTGTAGCAGTTTTGTGTTTCTGTGAACCTTGTTTCTGGTTTCTTGAATTTAGAGCAATAATTTTGTATGATAGAATTCATGGAGACATTGCCAGGAATATCGTCGGCTTGGTTAGCAATGAATTTGGTTGAAAGAACGTGAGGTGGTTCAAAATTCTCGGCAGATGCCGTGGTTGTTGCAGTAGAACGAACAGCCGTAGGTTCGAATGAAGAGTTTCTCTGTGAAGAGGTAGTTTCTTCGATATTGCTAGGTCGTCGGTTGCACTGTGTTTGAAAATCTTCGGTTGAAGAAATGGCGATATTACTCTTGATATTCTTGGGGCAGGCTTGATCTTCGTTTTGGTAGTAGGATATGGTTGTTAAATCTTTTTGATTACGCGATACGGTAGCGCATTTCATGAATGATTCGTCTTCCTGCAGTGCTGAGACGTCATTTGAGGGTTGATCTCCTATCGTTTTTGGAAGTTCAGGTGTAATtgttggaaagaaaagaggttCAGTGGTAGTAATGTTGGTATCTTCTGGAGTTAGTCTCTCGCTGAGTATGGAATTTACATGAATTTTTGCTGGTACTTCAACGTCAGCCTGCCGTGCAGAAATGTCTCTCGAAATTTGTCCAAATTTCTTCAATTGACGTGtaattttttcgttccatACTGTTTTAATCAACGTCGTATTTATCTTGATAGATTTCTGCATTCTGTGAATAAATTAGCGTTTGCCGACTAGATGGCGCTATAGAATTGCTAAACGTTAAGGATGGCACTGGTAAAAGTCTGTTCAGGCGTTCGGGGTTCGAGGTTCACTGTCACCAAATGTAAGGTTCGAAAATCAAACTCTCTTCcttacttttaaaatattggaGAATGGGAGGAACAGTGTAATGCGTTGTATTGTTGCACTGTGGTACAAGTGTTTGTGAAGACTGAAGACTTACGGAAGAGTAAAGGTAGACTGCCTGTGATGGCACTTGAAATTGGACTGAAGCTGAGCTACCAAAAGGTAGAAACACACTGCTTGAAAGTTAAAAGTACACTACTGACAATCTGGAAAAAGGGCAACATTTATACGGAGAAGCAAGGTCATTTAGGATTAGGTGTCCCAAtgggaataaatattctgcgtgtaaatgtaacacctatgtgaagaattggcaagtttgaaggccagagccatcggcagatgacctgttggcggaagaggggggggggttgcaagcgtgggaaCGAGAGGGGAAGGTAAGGAGTACGGATGGCCGTTCCTTACACATGCTTGAACTCGGATACTATGCCTCCTCTTTTTTACTCAGGTCCGATGCTCAGTTGACGTCTTGCTGTTCCACCCGTTACGCTCCGTGATTAATTTTCTTCTACTCATCTCATTAGTCTTCTATTGTGAGTCGTGTTTACCTCGAATAAACTTACATCGGTATCGTAATTTCTGACAATGTTTGGAGCTAAGAGAGATATAACGTTGAGCCCCCTGGATAACGTTATGATGAGGATGGTACGTATCGGAGAAATAATCGGTAAGAAATTTAATCgataatcaaattttttaacagacgaatgatcgccgtttttttttctgattatCGACGGTGATCGGTAATCGCCCATGAAATAATCGGGCGACAAGTCTGGGATGGTATGTCTTTATATGTTTAATCTTAACTCTAAAATAGTTTTGCATCATTGAATTCaactaaaattaaaagcaaACTTCCTACTAAAAACAGGTTCTCACATATTAATTTCAGTAGCAATAGCAGAGTAAATTTCTGTTGATGGCCTCTTTATTATAGTAATAATTATAGCACATAGGCCTTCTGCACTCATCACTGCCAATATTCATCTATTGAATATGACGATTTTTTTCCACACTCCTTCTCCTCTCACCCTTTTGGTAAATGTTTatattaggaaaaaaaacgatttcagttttcgttttgcatttttaatgATTAACACGTAAATAAAaagccttttttattttatgctGTTATGTAGTTTCATGTCTATCGTAGTGTTGGGCCTGTGacttatattttatattttatata carries:
- the LOC130685707 gene encoding girdin homolog, coding for MAGVNRSSNAKDSNKKDKVADSLRDEMELVTAASMELQKLKRQLRQTRAELSTSKIASRKTIQRQNKGIELLEKEKADCEAKLSLIKAAQKPPPAVHRLISKYHQALQQLEHVRQEFHFAKTELSDKEKKRSNTYRSSVTDVSTKSPQDKLDQVMLQYNKILAKNVQLRMQLEEMMKVKEEFIKNLKQLQNERSQVRITVDRLYEENTTLFLQREEFRLKLNLLREKLETTRIQGQRDLREYRRLLNNDEKLNSFLEMKNQERLCIDFTNRTNVHPTSDDHIAVKVVEEWRETLLAECGHCNFGEIVQQYLHNLEQGYVMYGLIAQKNNEIDRLEDEISDMEQSLEHRRTKSHQRSEPASSNSHLENRNSSIMKSPHKQDQELSITSQFVAKFQKILNSMELQITLTEEANPMFCDLPKMLEQCNLGCTLLTERTTQLVASVTSTDSMSSKQQSWDYPAIPPLATSRSSNSTGSYESTN